In Sphingomonas profundi, the sequence GATGGTCCTCGGCTGGCACACCCGCTGGCGGCACGAACAAGCGTTGCAGGGCACTGGCGTGATGATCGACGTTGCCGAGCCACGGCTGTCGCGTCAGGACTGTGGCGAAGTCCGCGTCACTTGGTTGAGGCGGCGTGAGCTTACGGTGGGCTTGAGCGGCGCGGGCAATCGTCAGCAGGTTGCGCCGACTCTTGTTTTCGGCCTCCGCATACACCGCCTGCTGCCCGGCGCCAACGATGTCGTCGAGCGACTCGTGCGGCCGAAGTTCGGTCGCGGCTAGATCAATCGCCTCGCGCGTGAGGGCGACGAGTTTTGCAGGCTCCGGTCCGACGATCGAACTGTTAAGGCCGCTAAACGACACGAATTCTGACAACATCCCGCTGATCCTAAAAAGAAGGGCGTCGGATCGCTTGACCCGACGCCCATTCAATGAAGTCGCCATCTGCGACTATTTGACGACTTTCAGCACGACCGGCTTGGCGCGACGGGCCTGCTCCGCCTCAAGCTTCGGCTTCACAGCAGCGGACAGCCACTCCGGCGGGAATGCCAATGCTGTCACCGGCAATGGCGGCGTGCGCCTCGGCGATTGCCGCAGGCACGGCCGTGTGCATCCACTCACTGCCCGGCGCGTGCTCGAACGCGAACAGGCTGGCGTGACCGCAATCGCGGTCACCGCGCACGATCAGCACCTCTTCGCCGCAGCTCTTGCAAAAGTAGACGAACGCAGTCACCTCTGCCCCGTCGCGCAACTCCTGCTCGGCAACGTTGAAACCGTCGGCGTTAAGCAGGGCGCCGCAAGCGGCGCGCTCCTCATAGCCGTACGCATAGATGCTCGTGCAGCAGTACCCGCGCGCCTGATGCGGGATGAGGCCTTTGGTAAGCCCATCGGTGTGGTCGCGGCCGCCAGCCGACGATGTAGCACGCTTCATATGTCTCTCCTGTGTTGGAGAGCCTGTAATAATCGAAGGCGGATCAGACCGCGCTACCATAGGCCGGACAAACCCCGACGAACGACGGTTGGGTTATTTCAGGCGGCGCTCTTGACTCTGGGGCAACTCCCGCAACGGCTGTTCTCCACCTCAACCTATGCTGGAAAGCGAGAGCGGGTTTCTACCAGCCAAGCTCCGCGTAATATTCGGCTTCCGCCAGCATGTGATACGCTTCCTCGACATTGTCGGCGATTTCTTGTCGCGTACAGTCGAAGCCCGCCGCGATAAGTACGCGATAAACGAACTCCGCGCCGACATCCTCATCAAGTGCGCAATAGCGCGCCTCTGGGGCAAACGATTCAGCTTCCACGTACCCGGTCGAGATTTTGGCCCACACACGAGCCGGCTCTACGATAAGAGCTTGGATCAGGGCCGTTGACGGGTCGAGCGCCTCGTCGCGCACGACACCCTGCTGGAGATGTTCAAGACCCTGCACAATCTGTAACGCGGCGCCGAAACCAAGCGCGCGGAAAACCATCTGAAAAGCCGGTACGCTCTGCAGACCGAACAGCTTGCGAAGCGCGACACCGGCGGCATGGTACCGCGAGACGGCTTGCAGGAGGCGACCACGCCGAGCAATGGCACTCGGCTGGCGCTCGACATTCAAGCCATCGCTCGCAGCCGGTTCGTCTTCGCACAGCATTACGATGAGCTTGGCGGTTGCCTGTACCGCCTCATGATCCTCGTTAATGCCGAGTATCGCTTTCGCTTCTCTCAAAGCATAAGCGCATGCTGCGTCGCGATCCTCATCATCGCCAACTTCGTCTAGACAAATCAATTGATAATCCGGCTTCATAAATGACCTCCGAGCTGATGGAGGCCGAAGCAACTAGGAATAATCTACCTGATGAGCACCAGCATTGGCCGGCAAAACTCCTTCAAAAAACCTCGATGTTGATTCCATCAAGGCACTTGCAAATAGAAAAGACCCGACCGTCAACAGGATCACAGGCTATAGTGCTTCAGGACCAACCTGGTCGTGGCGCGTCTGGCAGGACCATGCCGCAACCGAATTTCGGCTCGCGCCACTTCGTTTCTCGGCTCACCGATGCGAGCAACGATCCCAGCTTGCCGTTCAATCGGACTCCGGCGACTTCTAGCGCGGTCACGACAAGAACGCCTGCGCGTCCCGTCGGTATATCGTCCGCCGTTACCAACACCACTGGTTCCTCTTTTTCGTGCGTCAGGAGATACCAAAAGACGATTCGGGCAACAACGCGCGCAAACCGATCGGCTACTGGTCTTCCCCCCCCTTGCTTTTTAATCGGGGATTAAGCTTGAGATCTGCAAGTTTTGGCAGGAGGGCTTCGAGTTGAATAAGAGCCTTTTCATCATCAACAGTATTTACTAATCGAGGCCGCATCACTTCTGCGAGGTGATACTTGAATGTAGATTCTCTCGGTAGAGCATATAGCAGTCTTCGGGCTGCTGTTAGGGTTGCGCGAAGGCGGTCGTCCACGTGCTTCGCTAAAGTGTGCTCGCCCTCAGGCGACCAATCGTAGCCATATTCAGGCCAGGCGATGCTATTCGCTATGACGGTGGCCAAACGTCGAGGGTCTGCGGGGCGACTTTCGTTATGCAGCTTGCTCAAGCAAGTGGTCAACGCGGCCGCAAGCTCCTGCTCTGGGCCTGGGGTGCCGGTCTCCTCCATTTCCGATCCTGTTGCCATCTCATCCTCCATGCACTGCAAAAACCCGCGCTATCGGATTATCGTACAAGGCTGATCAAGGGCTTCAATCTTCAGGGTAAAGGAGACCGGCTACATGCCGCTCCCATCTTAGCAAAGCCTCACGCTTTTCTGGCAAATAGTCATGCCTGTTGTAAATCTTGTCGACCTTCGATCCGTCGGCATGGCAAAGAAGATGTCGTGCGGTCACTTCTGAAATTCCGAGCGCTGCAAGCCCGGAGCGACATGTGCGGCGCAGATCATGCAGCCTATATGGCGCTACGGCTGCGCCTGCCCCCCACGCCAGCCAGTTCGTCCAGTTTTGCCTTGATCTTCGCGAAATTGCTCGCCGCCGTGCGGCCGCTGGTTGTGCTGAACACGAAGCCGGTGGCATGGAGCCGGCGTAGGGGCGCCAACAGCCGCATCACCTCCGGCGGCAGCGGTAGAACATGCGCCCTATCCGACTTAACGCGCGCCCGGGGGATGGTCCACACATCGCCATCCAGCTCCTCCCAGCGCATGTTGCTCACCTCGCAGCGGCGCTGGCCGGTCGGGATCAGCATGCGGATCATGGCGTCCCACGGGCTGGGCAGATCGCCGCACGCCTTCCACACCGCCGCCAGCTCCACGTCGGTCAACACCCGCTCGCGCTCGGTGGTCTTGGCCGGCGGCCGCACGCCCACCAGCGGGTTGGCTGGCAGCAGATCGCGCTCGGCCGCGTAGTTCAGCGCCATCTTAAGGTGGCGCATCAGGTTCACCGCCGCCTGCGGCGTCTCCACCGCCACCGCGTCGATCACGGCGAGCAGCTCGCGCTTGGTCACCGCGGTGGCGATCAGCGGATGCAGCGGCATCATCTCCGGCCGGCGCAGGTTCGCGGCGATGAGCTTGTGGGACCGGGCGTTCTTGCTGATGTGCGCTATATAGGCGTCCATCACCCCGCCGAAGGTGGCAGCCCGGTCCTTGGCCGCTGCCTCGGCCGCAGCGCGCTCGGCAGCCGCCTGCTCGCGAGGATCGACGCCGTTGGCCACCTCCCGCATCACCTCCAGGGCCTGACGCCTGGCGTCGGCCAGCCCCATGACCGGATACCGCCCGAGGGTGACCCGCTGCACCCGGGTCTGCACCCGCATCACCAGCGACCATGTCTTGGCGCCGGTCACCGTCACGCGCAGGTAGAGGCCGGGGCAGAGCAGGTCGGCAACCTCGCGCCGGCCGGCGGCGGGGAGGGACGCGGACTGGACCCAGCGGTTCGTTAGTTTGACTTTCTCCAAGACGAGTACCGTGTTTATAGTTGCGGGGTAACACCCGGGGTAACAAATAACCGCGCTCCCCTGGCAAGCGCTGCAACATAATGGCACAATACTCGCTTGACAAACGCGTAGACGGGGGCTGTATGGTGTCTATGGCACGCCGCTAGTAGGCCTCAGCTAACCTTGCCAAGGTTGGGGTCGAGGGTTCGAATCCCTTCGCCCGCTCCAGTTTAGTATCAGATTCAAAAAAGTTAGCGGCGGACTGCGTGGGCCGGGCGCCCGATTGTTTGCCCGGGTTAACGCTGGGGTAACTCAGAGTGGTTGGCTGGGCTGGGGCTGACCTAGCGGCCGGCGAAGCCTGTTCGGCTGCAATAGAAGGCGGCGGTCCTCACCGCTTCGCCAGCCGCGCCGGCGGCGATCAGCGCGCGGCGGCGTGCGCCGATCGACTCGTAGGTGTCGGCATGGCACAGCCGCACGGCTTGGTGACCGGCGATGTCGCCGCTGGGATGTGGCGATGGACTGGAATTGAGGTCCGCCACTTCCTCACCGTCGCGCGTACCGGCAGCAGCTTGGCCGCCGGCAGGCCGCTGCGTGTTAGCCAGCCGACCGCCGACCGCCGCCCGGCGCTTCGGAGCGGGCCCTCGGCCCCGCACTGCTCGAACGGCGGCGGCCGGCTATCGCCTCACCGCGCCACAGGCTGTGGTTCGCCGAACGCATGCCGCGAGCCACTATCGCAACCTCCGCCGATCGGGGGACGCCCTCATCCGAACTGCGAACCGCATCCTCAGGATCTACGAGCGGGATGCTGTCGCGGCGGGAGGGTCAGCGAACGGCACGAGGAACGCAGCCACATTGTGGCCCAGTTCCGAAGTGGCGTAGCCGCCTTCCATGACGATCACGGTGGGCAGGTCAAGGGCCGCGATGCGCCGGCCGAGCCGGCCGAAATCGCCCCTTGCGAAGGTGAAATAGGAGATCGGATCGCCGACGAACGTATCCGCGCCGAACGACACGACGAGGAAGCGGGTGCCGTGCGCCGCGATGGCCGCTGCCGCCAAGTCGAGCGCGGGTTCGTACTCGCTCCACCCGCTGCCGCGCGGCAGCGGCAGGTTCAGCGTGGCGCCCAGCCCGGCACCTTCCCCGCGTTCGTCCGCATGGCCCCAGAAGAAGGGGTAGTCGGTCGACGGATCCGCGTGGATCGAGACGGTCAGCACATCCGGGTCGTCTAGGAAGATGTCCTGCGTGCCGTTGCCGTGATGATAGTCCACATCGAGGACCGACACCGGGCCGAGCCCGCGCGCGCGCGCCTCCGCCGCCACGATGGCCGCGTTGTTGAGGTAGCAGTAGCCGCCCATATAATCGCGCCCGGCATGATGGCCGGGCGGACGGCACAGGGCGAAGGCGCGGCCGTGCGGATCGGCCGCCATGTCGTCGAGCGCGGTCAGCGCCGTCTGCGCCGACCAGTAGGCCGCCGTCCACGTACCGGCGGAGATCGGCGTGCCGGCATCGTAGCTGTAGCGCCCCAGCCGGGCGTCGATGCGGCGGAGGTCCAGCGGCCGTCGCCCTACCACCGGCCAGGTGTAGCCGACGGCATCGCCCTCGCGACCGGCGGCCACCCAGTCGCGATGCGCCACTGCCAGGAAATCGAGATAGGCGGGATCGTGCACCGCCGCGATCGGGGCCATCCCCAGGTCGCGCGCCGGGCGGGTGGGCCCGATCGCCGCCAGGATCGTCTCGGCCCGCGCGGGCGTCTCGTTATAGGTCGCCCACCCGCCATTGTGCATCTCGCGCTCCGGCGCGTGCGCCAGCTGGCGCGGATCGAAGACGGCAATCATGCGAACCGCCCCTCCACGCAGCCCTGGGCGAAGGCGTAGAAGCGCGCCATCCTGCGATTCTGCTCGTCGCGCCCGGCGCTGCCCTGATGCCCGGCCGTCATGTCGGTCAGCAGCATCGCCGGATGGGTCGAGGTCGATTGCGCGCGCACCTCGGCCACCAGCTTGGCCGGTTCCCAGTAGCCGACGCGGTCGTCCTTCAGCCCGGCTGTCGTGAGCAGCGGCGGATAGGCGGCGCGCTTCACATTTTCGTAGGGGGATATCGTCGCCATGTAGTCGTAGTCCTCGGTGCTCGCCAGCGGATCGCCCCAGTCCGGGCGGAACAGCGGCACCAGCGGGTGGTCGGGGTCGCTCATCGTGTTGAGCATGTCGACGAACGGCACCTGCGCGATCACGCCGGCCCACAGGTCGGGCGCGGCGTTCATCGACCCGCCGACCAGCAACCCGCCCGCCGACAGCCCATAGGACACGACCTTGTCGCGCGCGGCGTGCCCCGTGGCGATCAGGTGGCGCGCGCACGCGACGAAATCGCCGAAGCTGTTATGCTTGGCGTGCCGCCGCCCGTCCAGGAACCAGCGCCGCCCCTTCTCCGATCCGCCGCGGACATGGGCGATGGCATAGGCCCAGCCCTGTTCCACCAGTACCGTGGGCGCCACGTCGAACACGGCCTCGCTGGACAGGCCGTAAGCGCCGTAGCCGTAGATCAATAGCGGGGCCGTGCCATCCGCGCCGGCGCCCTTGCGGGTGAGCAAGGTGATCGGCACCTGCGCGCCATCCGGCGCGGTGGCGAACAACCGGCGCACGTCCAGGCGCGCCGGATCTAAGCCGGCGATCCGTTGCGCCGCGACGACCGTGGAGCGTCCGCTGGCCAGATCGACATCGCGCCAGACGGGCGGGGTGGAAGGGCTCTCCACCACCGCGCGGACCGTGGCGCCGTCATGGTCCTGCCCCGCCGGCACGGTGAGGGCGTAGGCGTCGCCAGCGATCGCCACCTGCGTCTCGGCCCCGTTCGGGGCGGTCAGCACCATGCGGGGCAGCACGTCGCGCCGCTCCAACCGAACCAGCGCGCGGCGGAACGAGACCATCTGCAAGATCTGGATGCCGGGCCGGTGAGGCACCAGATCGCCCCGCTCGGTAAAATCGGCGGGGTCTATCCGCGCGATACGGCCATCGGGCGCCGCGTCGTCCTCGATGAGGGAGACGAGGCCGCCATTCCACTCGTCGATCGTGTAGCGGCGGCCTTTCTCCCGCGCGCGGACGAGGGCGGCTGGGCCTGTCTCCCCGGCGGCGCGGATCAGGCGGACCTCGCTGGTGTCCGGCCCGGACAGGGTGATCGCGACGAACCCGTCGGCGGCGGTGCGATCGATCTGCATGAAGATCGCCGGGTCCGCCTCCTCATACACCAGCACCCGCTCGCCGCCGGCAACGGGCGTGCGGTACACGCGGGTCGGCCGGTTGCGCGCGTCGCGCCAGATCCAGAACAGCCACCGCGACGATGGCGAGAAGACGAGCCCGCCGTAACCGTAGGCATCCGTCTCCACCACGGTCCGCACCTGCCCGCCGGCGATGTCGCGCACGCAGATGCGATGGCGGTCGTTGCCGCCGATATCCTCCGCCCACGCATAGAGGCGCCCGTCCGGGCTGACCTGCTGGCCGGTGGTGCGATAATAGGCATGCCCCTGCGCGCGCGCCGCCTCGTCCAGCAGCGTCTCGATCCTGTCCGTGCCGACGCGGCGACGCGTATAGACTGGGCGCGCGCCGTTGAACGCCGTGCCGTAAGACCAGCCGTCACGCACCAGTTCCGGCTCGGCGGCACCCACCGGCGCGCGCGCCTGCAACGCTGCGAAGAAACTCCGCTCCGCCGTGGCCACGCGGGCCAGCACCGCCTCCGCATAGGTGTTCTCGGCGAGCAGGTGCTGGCGGATGGCGATGGGCATCGTCTCGATGCTGCGCTGGCCGGTGGCGGGCACGTACTTCAGCCACGCGAACGGATCGGTGCGGGTACGGCCCAGTTGCGATCGCACCAGCGGGATGCGTGGAGTGACCGGCGGGGCGGGCAGCGGCACGTCCGCCCGCGCGGCGAAGGGCGTGATGCCGACCAGAGCGACGATGCCCGCCTGCGTGAGGAAGCGACGGCGGGCGGAATCGAAGATGGAGCGGCTCTGCGTCATCGTGTTCGGCGGTCCCTCTGGCTGGCGATCCCCGAAGTATGACCGCGCCGCGACACCGGGCAATGCCCCGTCCTGCCGCCGGCCCGCTTTGGCCCGATCGCGACGACCATCGGCCCTGGTAGCGCAATCAAGGCCCTCCACACTCCGTCAAATAACCGTAACTTCCATCAGGGACATCGATAGGGGGCAGCATTGCGCAACAATGTTTCATTCGCTGGCGTCAGCCTGGCGGTACTGGCCGTAACGATGACGATACCGTCTGCGGCGATGGCGCAGGCGGCGTCGGCGGCGGACGCGGACGGCGGCGACATCGTCGTGACGGCGACGAAGCGCAACGAGGCGGCCAGCGACATCGCCGGATCGGTCTCCGCCGTGACGGAGCGGGATCTCCAGCAACTGAACGCGCAGAGCCTGTCGGACTATATCACCCGCGTGCCCGGCGTCGTGTTCAACGATTACCAGCCCGGCGTGTCCGAGGTGGTGATCCGCGGCGTCGCCTCGACCACCTATCACGAGGCGAACCAGGCCACGACGGGCTACTATATCAACCAGATCCCGCTGGTGGAGCCGGGCTTCCCGCTCGTCATCCCCGACATTGATTCTTTCGACGTGAAGCAGGTGGAGGTTCTGCGCGGGCCGCAGGGCACGCTGTTCGGCTCCTCCTCGCTGGGCGGGGCGGTGAACTACGTCGTCAACGAGGCCGATCCGTCGGCGGTCGACGCGGGGGCGGAGGGCATCCTGTCCTCCACCCGCCGCTCCGGCGCGGCCAGCTACGCGGGCAAGGCGATGGTCAACCTGCCCATCGTGGCGGACAAGCTGGCGGCGCGGGTGGTGGCGCTGCAGCGCTACGATGCGGGCTACCTGACGAACGTGGGCACCGGCGAGAAGGGCAGCAACGACCTGCGGGTGCGCGGCCTGCGCGGCTCGATCGTCTTCACGCCGACGGAGTCGACGAAGCTCTCCGCGCTCGGTCTGTACCAGGAATATGATCTCGACGACCAGACCTACGTTCTGTTCGGCAACGGGCCGAAGACGTACGAGCGCAACACCAACGTCGACGAGTTCCAGGATACCGAGATCCAGCTCTACAGCCTGCGGCTGGACCAGGAGCTGGGCGGCGCCAGCCTCACGGCAATCGGCAGCCATACCATCAAGAAGGCAAATCTCGCCTTCGACGATTCGATCTTCGGCGGCAACGATCCGCGCACCAACACGCCGCAGCTGTCCAGCTCGGTCGGCAAGTCCACCACCAACTATGGCGAGCTGCGGCTCGCCTCCACCGGCGACGGGCCGTTCACCTGGCTGATCGGCGGCAACTACACCCGGCTGCGCTCGCGCTCGACGGACGGCGCGTTCATCGATGGGATCGGCGCCTATATCGATGCCAACCCGGCCCTGTTCGGCGGCCAGCCCGGCAGCGTGCTGGCGCCGGGGGATCTCGCCCGCCGCACGGTGGGCACCAGCCGCGTGCGCGAACTCGCCGCATTCGGTGAACTCTCCTATACCTTCGCCGACGTGCTGACGCTGACGGCAGGCGGCCGCCTGTTCGACTACAAATCGAGTCCGCGACTGCAGTTCCTGCCCAACGCCGCGCTCATAGCGCCGTTCGATTATCGACCGGGCGCGCGCAAGGAATCCGGCTTCATCCCCAAGGTGTCGCTGTCGTACAAGCCCAGCAGCCGGTTCATGGTGTACGCCCTCTACTCCGAGGGTTTCCGCATCGGCGGGATCAACACCTATGCGGTGGCCACCGGCGTGCCGCTGGAGTTCGACAGCGACTCGACGCAGAATTACGAGATCGGCACGCGGTTCGATCTGGTGCCCGGAACCATGTCGTTCGATATCGCGGCGTTCCACATCAAGTGGAACGACATCCAGTCGCGGCTGTTCACGCCCGTCACTTTCAACGCGTTCACGGTTAACGGCGGCGGGGCGAAGATCGACGGCGTGGAACTGTCGCTCACCTTCCGCCCCACGCGCAACCTCACCTACACAGCCAACGTGACCTACAACGATGCGCGTCTCTCAAGCCTGCTGCCTGACAGTTTCGCGGCGGGCGGCGGCTATGCGGCGGGCACGCGGCTGCCGGGCGCGTCGGATTGGATCATCGCCAACCAGCTCGACTTCGAGCTGCGCGATTCGCCGCTGCATCCGCGCATTGGCATCGCCCATCGCTACCTTTCAAAGGCGCCGGTGGCGTTCGGCGCGGTGCTGCAGAAAGGCGACTATAATCTGATCGACCTGAACGCCTCGCTCCGCGTGGCGGAGGGTGTGGAGGCAGGGGTGTTCGCCAAGAACCTGTTCGACAAATATGGCATCCTGAACGCGCCCTTCTCGTTCGCCGGCAGCGTCACGCGGCCGCGCACGATCGGCGCCAGCCTGCGGTTCGGGTTGCGCTAGGTTTACGGAACGCCGGTTGCGGGCGGCACGATGCGATGGCATTTTCGCGACGATCAGGATCGTTTCGTGGAGATCGGGCCTATGCATCACCTTCCCATCGCGCGAGCGGGCGGTGTACAGGGCATGACGCCGCCCGTTCGCGGGTTGACCGACGAATATGCGGCGGGCTTCACCCATCCGGTCCACACGCACGATCGGATCCAGGTGCTGTACGCCTGTTCCGGGGTGATGTCGGTCGTCACGCCGTCGATGAGCTTCGTCGTGCCGCCGCAGCGCGCCCTCTGGCTGCCGGCCGGGATGCCGCACGAGGTGGCGTGCCGGGGCGCCGTGTCCCTGCGCACGCTCTACATCGATCCGGCCTGCTACGCGCAGGCGCCGGAATGCCGGGTGATCGAGGTCGGCGACTTCCTGCGGGCGCTGATCCTGAAGGTGGTGTCGTTCGGGGACGATTATGCCATGGCCGGCCAGGCGGCACGCATAGTCGAGGTGCTGCTCGACGAGATCGCCGCGATGCCTACCGCGCCTTATGGCGCCACGATGCCGCTCGACCCGCGGCTCAAGCGCGTCTGCCGGATCATCCTGGCGAACCCGGCGGACAATCGCGATGTGGACGAGCTGGCGCGCATCGCCGGCATGGCGCGGCGCACCTTCACTCGCGCCTTCCGGCGGGAGACCGGCATGGGGCTGGCCACCTGGCGGCAGCAGGTGCGGCTGATGGAGGCGCTGTCGCTGATGGCGGCGGGGCGGCCGGTGACGGCAATCGCCTTCGATGTCGGCTATGACAGCCCCAGTGCCTTTACCGCGATGTTCCGCCGTGCTTACGGGGTGCCGCCCACCCTGTACGCGCTGCCGTAGCGCCATGGCCTCGCCGGCTGGCCTGCCCGTCACGCTCTCCTCCCCAACTCTCATGACAGGGGCCGTCAGCGCCCCGACAGGAAGCAGGACGAAGACATGACCCTCACCACTGCAGCCCTGGCCCGGGAGGATGATGTGGATCCCGGGATCCGCCGTTTCGTCACCGCGCTGAACCACGGCTACGGCCAGTTCTCCGATTTCGACGCGCTGCCGCTGCCGGCGCGCCGGGCAGCCGCCGAGACGGTCCGGGCGCCGTGGCGCGCCGGCGGCCCTGCCATGCCCGAAACGCGCGAGACGGTGATCGCCGGGTGCCGCGCCCGGCTGCATTATCCGGTGGCGCGCGGGGCGGCGGCCCCGCTGCCGGCGATGCTCTACATTCACGGGGGCGGCTGGACGATGTTCAGCATCGACACGCATGACCGGCTGATGCGCGAATATGCCGCGCGCGCGGGCGTGGTGGTTATCGGGCTGGATTACAGCCTCTCGCCCGAGGCGCGCTATCCGGTGGCGCTGGCGGAGGTCGTGGAGGCGGTGCGCGCGCTGCGCCGGGATGCCGCCGGCCATGGCATCGATCCTGCTGCGCTGGCGATCGGCGGCGACTCCGCCGGCGCCAACCTGTCGGTCGCCGCCTGCCTGCGGCTGCGTGCGGAAGGTGATCCGCAGCCGCTCGCGATGCTGCTCAACTACGGCGCCTTCGATCCCGCCGAAACGCCCAGCTACGCGCGCTACGACGGCCCCGCCTACATGCTGACGGTGGCCGAGATGGACCGTTTCTGGGCCAACTATACCGGCGATGCCGGGCTGCTATCTGACCCGCTGGTCGCACCGCTGCGGGCGGATCTCGCCGGCCTGCCCCCGGCCTTTCTGGCGATCGCGGCGTGCGACATACTGGCCGACGCGAACCGGGCGATGGCGGCCCGGCTGGAGGCGCACGGCGTGCCCGTCGAAGCGCGGACCTACGCGGGCGCGACCCACAGCTTCCTTGAGGCGGTGTCGATCTCCGCACTGGCCGACCGGGCGCTGGACGAGGCGGCGCGCTGGCTCTCGTCCCGGCTGCACGGAACGGCGGCATGAGCTTCGCGCCGCGATCGCCGGCGGACATCGTCGCGCTGATCGGGGCACATCCGCTTGCTTGGGTAATATCGCGCGATTTCGATGCCACGCCGCTGCCGCTACTGGCGGAGTGCGATGCGGACGGGCGACTGGTATCGCTGTTCGGCCACTATGCCCGCCGCAACCCGCAGGTCGCCGCTTTCGAGCGGGATCCGGCCGCGCTGATCCTGTTCAGCGGGCCGCAGGGCTACGTCTCGCCGACGCTGGTGGCCAAACCGCACTGGGGCGCCACCTGGAACTACGCTGCCGTGCGCGTCACCGCCGAGATGGCGTTCGTGCCCGCCGAAACCGACGCCTCCGTCCGCCGGCTCGCGGCGCATCTGGAGCCGGAGGGCGGCTGGCGGGTGGAGGCGATGGGGGCGCGGTACGATCAGCTCGCCCGGCAGATCATCGCCTTCCGCGCGACGGTGACGGGCTGCGAGGCGACGTTCAAGCTGGGGCAGGACGAGGACGAAGACACCTTCGCCCAGATCGTCCGTGACCACCCCGACCGGGCACTCGCCCGCGCCATGCAGGATCAGGCCCCATGACGCTGACCCAACGTATCCTCGCGGCCCTCGTCGCCGGGTTGATTTTTGGGCTGCTGCTCACCCGCGCGGCGGAGGCGGCCGCGATCGTGACGCCCATAGCGGAGCTGATCGGCAAGGCCTGGGTCGGTGGCCTGCGCATTACCATCGTGCCGCTGGTGTTCGCCCTGATCGTCACCGGCATTGCGTCCGCCGCCGATGCGGCACGCGCGGGTGGCGTCGCTGGACGGGCGCTGCTGTTCATCGCGATCGGGCTGACCGCCTCCGCCGTGATATCGGGGCTGGTGGTGCAGGGGCTGCTGTCGATATGGCCCGTCCCTGCGGGTGCGATGCAGAGCCTGGGAATGGCCGGGGCGCTGCCGCCGCAGGCGACC encodes:
- a CDS encoding S9 family peptidase, which codes for MTQSRSIFDSARRRFLTQAGIVALVGITPFAARADVPLPAPPVTPRIPLVRSQLGRTRTDPFAWLKYVPATGQRSIETMPIAIRQHLLAENTYAEAVLARVATAERSFFAALQARAPVGAAEPELVRDGWSYGTAFNGARPVYTRRRVGTDRIETLLDEAARAQGHAYYRTTGQQVSPDGRLYAWAEDIGGNDRHRICVRDIAGGQVRTVVETDAYGYGGLVFSPSSRWLFWIWRDARNRPTRVYRTPVAGGERVLVYEEADPAIFMQIDRTAADGFVAITLSGPDTSEVRLIRAAGETGPAALVRAREKGRRYTIDEWNGGLVSLIEDDAAPDGRIARIDPADFTERGDLVPHRPGIQILQMVSFRRALVRLERRDVLPRMVLTAPNGAETQVAIAGDAYALTVPAGQDHDGATVRAVVESPSTPPVWRDVDLASGRSTVVAAQRIAGLDPARLDVRRLFATAPDGAQVPITLLTRKGAGADGTAPLLIYGYGAYGLSSEAVFDVAPTVLVEQGWAYAIAHVRGGSEKGRRWFLDGRRHAKHNSFGDFVACARHLIATGHAARDKVVSYGLSAGGLLVGGSMNAAPDLWAGVIAQVPFVDMLNTMSDPDHPLVPLFRPDWGDPLASTEDYDYMATISPYENVKRAAYPPLLTTAGLKDDRVGYWEPAKLVAEVRAQSTSTHPAMLLTDMTAGHQGSAGRDEQNRRMARFYAFAQGCVEGRFA
- a CDS encoding tyrosine-type recombinase/integrase — translated: MPLCCSACQGSAVICYPGCYPATINTVLVLEKVKLTNRWVQSASLPAAGRREVADLLCPGLYLRVTVTGAKTWSLVMRVQTRVQRVTLGRYPVMGLADARRQALEVMREVANGVDPREQAAAERAAAEAAAKDRAATFGGVMDAYIAHISKNARSHKLIAANLRRPEMMPLHPLIATAVTKRELLAVIDAVAVETPQAAVNLMRHLKMALNYAAERDLLPANPLVGVRPPAKTTERERVLTDVELAAVWKACGDLPSPWDAMIRMLIPTGQRRCEVSNMRWEELDGDVWTIPRARVKSDRAHVLPLPPEVMRLLAPLRRLHATGFVFSTTSGRTAASNFAKIKAKLDELAGVGGRRSRSAI
- a CDS encoding TonB-dependent receptor; translation: MTIPSAAMAQAASAADADGGDIVVTATKRNEAASDIAGSVSAVTERDLQQLNAQSLSDYITRVPGVVFNDYQPGVSEVVIRGVASTTYHEANQATTGYYINQIPLVEPGFPLVIPDIDSFDVKQVEVLRGPQGTLFGSSSLGGAVNYVVNEADPSAVDAGAEGILSSTRRSGAASYAGKAMVNLPIVADKLAARVVALQRYDAGYLTNVGTGEKGSNDLRVRGLRGSIVFTPTESTKLSALGLYQEYDLDDQTYVLFGNGPKTYERNTNVDEFQDTEIQLYSLRLDQELGGASLTAIGSHTIKKANLAFDDSIFGGNDPRTNTPQLSSSVGKSTTNYGELRLASTGDGPFTWLIGGNYTRLRSRSTDGAFIDGIGAYIDANPALFGGQPGSVLAPGDLARRTVGTSRVRELAAFGELSYTFADVLTLTAGGRLFDYKSSPRLQFLPNAALIAPFDYRPGARKESGFIPKVSLSYKPSSRFMVYALYSEGFRIGGINTYAVATGVPLEFDSDSTQNYEIGTRFDLVPGTMSFDIAAFHIKWNDIQSRLFTPVTFNAFTVNGGGAKIDGVELSLTFRPTRNLTYTANVTYNDARLSSLLPDSFAAGGGYAAGTRLPGASDWIIANQLDFELRDSPLHPRIGIAHRYLSKAPVAFGAVLQKGDYNLIDLNASLRVAEGVEAGVFAKNLFDKYGILNAPFSFAGSVTRPRTIGASLRFGLR
- a CDS encoding AraC family transcriptional regulator, producing the protein MTPPVRGLTDEYAAGFTHPVHTHDRIQVLYACSGVMSVVTPSMSFVVPPQRALWLPAGMPHEVACRGAVSLRTLYIDPACYAQAPECRVIEVGDFLRALILKVVSFGDDYAMAGQAARIVEVLLDEIAAMPTAPYGATMPLDPRLKRVCRIILANPADNRDVDELARIAGMARRTFTRAFRRETGMGLATWRQQVRLMEALSLMAAGRPVTAIAFDVGYDSPSAFTAMFRRAYGVPPTLYALP
- a CDS encoding histone deacetylase family protein — encoded protein: MIAVFDPRQLAHAPEREMHNGGWATYNETPARAETILAAIGPTRPARDLGMAPIAAVHDPAYLDFLAVAHRDWVAAGREGDAVGYTWPVVGRRPLDLRRIDARLGRYSYDAGTPISAGTWTAAYWSAQTALTALDDMAADPHGRAFALCRPPGHHAGRDYMGGYCYLNNAAIVAAEARARGLGPVSVLDVDYHHGNGTQDIFLDDPDVLTVSIHADPSTDYPFFWGHADERGEGAGLGATLNLPLPRGSGWSEYEPALDLAAAAIAAHGTRFLVVSFGADTFVGDPISYFTFARGDFGRLGRRIAALDLPTVIVMEGGYATSELGHNVAAFLVPFADPPAATASRS